The Cupriavidus nantongensis genome has a segment encoding these proteins:
- the urtC gene encoding urea ABC transporter permease subunit UrtC: protein MSSSKPLALNLRRLRQHAGAEWSGYALLALVLLVALPLALDVFRLNLAGKYLSYAFVAVGLVMLWGYGGVLSLGQGVFFGLGGYAMAMFLKLEASDPKSTAIQSTPGIPDFMDWNQLSALPWWWEPFRHLPLALAGVVVIPVLLAFVVSFAMFRRRVGGVYFAIITQAVALILSVLIIGQQGYTGGVNGITDLKTLLGWDIRTDSARLILYFVNVALLFGAIALCRWIQRSKLGVLLLAMRDKEDRVRFSGYDVSMFKVFVFCLAAGLSAIGGAMFTLQVGFMSPSFVGIVPSIEMVIFAAVGGRMSLVGAVWGTLLVNAGKTYFSESFPDLWLFLMAALFIGVVVAFPDGLAGLYRKYLARRRADDPPAPAEGIPATTA from the coding sequence ATGTCGTCCTCGAAACCCCTTGCGTTGAACCTGCGGCGGCTGCGGCAGCATGCCGGCGCCGAATGGTCCGGCTACGCGCTGCTGGCACTGGTGCTGCTGGTGGCACTGCCGCTCGCGCTGGATGTGTTCCGGCTGAACCTGGCCGGCAAGTACCTCAGCTATGCCTTCGTCGCCGTGGGGCTGGTGATGCTGTGGGGCTATGGCGGTGTGCTGAGCCTGGGGCAAGGCGTGTTCTTCGGCCTTGGCGGCTATGCCATGGCGATGTTCCTGAAGCTCGAGGCCTCTGACCCGAAGAGCACGGCGATCCAGTCCACGCCCGGCATTCCCGACTTCATGGACTGGAACCAGCTGAGCGCGCTGCCCTGGTGGTGGGAGCCGTTCCGCCACCTGCCGCTCGCGCTGGCCGGCGTCGTCGTCATCCCGGTGCTGCTGGCCTTCGTGGTCAGCTTCGCGATGTTCCGCCGCCGTGTCGGCGGGGTCTACTTTGCCATCATCACGCAGGCGGTGGCGCTGATCCTATCGGTGCTGATCATCGGCCAGCAAGGCTATACCGGCGGCGTCAACGGCATTACCGACCTCAAGACCTTGCTCGGCTGGGATATCCGCACCGACAGCGCCAGGCTCATCCTCTACTTCGTCAACGTCGCGCTGCTGTTCGGCGCGATCGCGCTGTGCCGCTGGATCCAGCGCAGCAAGCTCGGCGTGCTGCTGCTGGCCATGCGCGACAAGGAAGACCGGGTGCGCTTCTCCGGCTACGACGTGTCGATGTTCAAGGTGTTCGTGTTCTGCCTGGCGGCGGGCTTGTCCGCCATCGGCGGTGCCATGTTCACGCTGCAGGTGGGATTTATGTCGCCCTCGTTCGTCGGCATCGTGCCGTCGATCGAGATGGTCATCTTCGCCGCCGTGGGCGGGCGCATGAGCCTGGTCGGCGCGGTGTGGGGCACGTTGCTGGTCAATGCCGGCAAGACCTATTTCTCGGAGAGTTTCCCGGATCTCTGGCTGTTCCTGATGGCGGCGCTGTTCATCGGCGTGGTGGTGGCGTTCCCGGACGGGCTGGCCGGCCTCTACCGCAAGTACCTGGCGCGCCGCCGTGCCGACGATCCGCCCGCGCCGGCCGAGGGCATCCCGGCCACGACGGCCTGA
- the urtA gene encoding urea ABC transporter substrate-binding protein, with amino-acid sequence MRDTDSNGSPTTHGDGAPSLPRRRLMQGLAALPALPLAGLAARAQGASLPTATVNTTRLAVTDTEVTVGQLHSATGTMAISETGSIQAEQLAIDQINAAGGILGRKIRVVKEDGASDWPTFAEKSRKLLVNDRAAAVFGCWTSASRKAVLPVFEKENGLLYYPTFYEGLEQSKNVIYTGQEATQQIIWGLDWAARQKQAKSFFLIGSDYIWPRTSNKIARKHIENFLKLKVVGEEYYPLGHTNFNSLINKIKVARPDCIYAIVVGGSNVAFYKQLKAAGITADKQFLLTISVTEDEVLGIGGENIAGFYAAMKYFQSLDNANNRQFVDAFKARYGGKAVIGDVTQAAYLGPWLWKAAVEKAGSFDVDKVVAASPGIELKTAPEGYVKVDANHHLWSKTRVGLAQPDGQFRVVAESPQLIAPNPFPKGYQ; translated from the coding sequence ATGCGTGACACAGACAGCAACGGATCCCCAACCACCCATGGCGACGGCGCGCCATCGCTGCCGCGTCGGCGCCTGATGCAAGGCCTGGCCGCCCTGCCGGCACTGCCGCTGGCGGGCCTGGCGGCGCGCGCGCAGGGCGCCAGCCTGCCTACCGCTACGGTCAACACCACCAGGCTGGCCGTGACCGATACCGAAGTCACCGTCGGCCAGCTGCACTCGGCCACCGGCACCATGGCAATCTCTGAAACGGGCTCGATCCAGGCCGAGCAGCTCGCCATCGACCAGATCAATGCAGCCGGTGGCATCCTTGGCCGCAAGATCCGGGTGGTCAAGGAGGACGGCGCCTCCGACTGGCCCACCTTTGCCGAGAAATCACGCAAGCTGCTGGTCAACGACCGTGCTGCCGCGGTGTTCGGCTGCTGGACCTCGGCCTCGCGCAAGGCGGTGCTGCCGGTGTTCGAGAAGGAGAACGGCCTGCTCTACTACCCCACCTTCTACGAGGGCCTCGAACAATCGAAGAACGTGATCTACACCGGCCAGGAGGCCACCCAGCAGATCATCTGGGGACTGGACTGGGCCGCCAGGCAGAAGCAGGCCAAGAGCTTCTTCCTGATCGGCTCGGACTACATCTGGCCGCGCACGTCGAACAAGATCGCGCGCAAGCACATTGAGAATTTCTTGAAGCTGAAGGTGGTCGGCGAAGAGTACTACCCGCTGGGCCATACCAACTTCAACTCGCTGATCAACAAGATCAAGGTGGCCAGGCCGGACTGCATCTACGCGATCGTGGTGGGCGGCTCCAACGTGGCCTTCTACAAGCAGCTGAAGGCAGCCGGCATCACCGCGGACAAGCAGTTCCTGCTGACCATCTCGGTCACCGAGGATGAAGTGCTGGGCATCGGCGGCGAGAACATCGCCGGCTTCTATGCCGCGATGAAGTACTTCCAGTCACTGGACAACGCCAACAACAGGCAGTTCGTCGATGCCTTCAAGGCCAGGTACGGCGGCAAGGCCGTGATCGGCGATGTCACCCAGGCGGCCTACCTGGGCCCGTGGCTATGGAAGGCCGCGGTCGAGAAAGCGGGCAGCTTCGATGTCGACAAGGTGGTGGCGGCTTCTCCCGGCATCGAGCTGAAGACCGCGCCCGAAGGCTACGTCAAGGTGGATGCGAACCATCACCTGTGGAGCAAGACGCGGGTCGGCCTGGCGCAGCCCGACGGCCAGTTCAGGGTGGTGGCCGAATCGCCGCAGCTGATTGCGCCCAACCCGTTCCCGAAAGGCTACCAGTAA
- a CDS encoding zinc ribbon domain-containing protein, with the protein MPTYDYRCEDCGDFAVMRPMSRRDEAAACPHCGALAARALVAAPALASLAAPVRAAHAINERSAAEPRSSSAHGAGCGCCGPVRLAGRTDAAKASGGRPWMISH; encoded by the coding sequence ATGCCCACCTACGACTATCGGTGTGAAGATTGTGGCGATTTCGCGGTGATGCGGCCAATGTCGCGGCGCGACGAAGCCGCGGCCTGCCCGCACTGCGGCGCGCTGGCGGCGCGCGCGCTGGTGGCCGCACCGGCGCTGGCCAGCCTGGCGGCGCCGGTGCGCGCGGCGCATGCGATCAATGAGCGCAGCGCGGCCGAGCCCAGGTCATCGTCGGCGCATGGCGCCGGGTGTGGCTGCTGCGGCCCGGTCCGGCTGGCCGGTCGCACGGACGCGGCCAAGGCTTCCGGAGGGCGGCCCTGGATGATCAGCCACTGA
- the fmdA gene encoding formamidase — translation MTDTLIKVDLAESPYQNPNVHNRWHPDIPMACWVRPGDDFILETYDWTGGFIRNNDSADDVRDIDLSIVHFLSGPVGVHGAEPGDLLVVDLLDIGAKPDCQWGFNGFFSKQNGGGFLTDHFPQAQKSIWDFHGLYTSSRHVPGVNFAGLIHPGLIGCLPDHAMLETWNRRELDFIATDPARVPPLANPPFAATAHMGRLQGEARDRAAAAGARTVPPREHGGNCDIKDLSRGAKVYFPVYVDGAGLSVGDLHFSQGDGEITFCGAIEMAGWVHMRVSLIKDGMAKYGIRNPIFKPSPITPGYNDYLIFEGISVDEAGTQHYLDVHVAYRQACLNAIEYLTRFGYSRAQAYSILGTAPVQGHISGVVDIPNACATLWLPTQIFDFDIRPNANGPVKMIQGGVDLPLAPDLT, via the coding sequence ATGACGGACACCCTGATCAAGGTCGACCTGGCCGAATCGCCGTACCAGAACCCCAATGTGCACAACCGCTGGCACCCGGACATCCCGATGGCCTGCTGGGTCAGGCCCGGCGACGACTTTATCCTCGAGACCTACGACTGGACCGGCGGCTTTATCCGCAACAACGATTCGGCCGACGATGTGCGTGACATCGACCTGTCGATCGTGCACTTCCTGTCCGGGCCGGTGGGCGTGCATGGCGCCGAGCCCGGCGACCTGCTGGTGGTGGACCTGCTCGACATCGGCGCCAAGCCGGACTGCCAGTGGGGCTTCAACGGCTTCTTCTCAAAGCAGAACGGCGGTGGCTTCCTGACCGACCACTTCCCGCAGGCGCAGAAATCGATCTGGGATTTCCACGGACTCTATACCTCGTCGCGCCACGTTCCCGGCGTGAATTTTGCCGGCCTGATCCACCCGGGCCTGATCGGCTGCCTGCCGGACCATGCCATGCTGGAGACCTGGAACCGGCGCGAGCTGGATTTCATCGCCACCGATCCGGCGCGCGTGCCACCGCTGGCCAACCCGCCCTTTGCCGCCACCGCGCACATGGGCCGGCTGCAGGGGGAGGCGCGCGACCGTGCCGCCGCTGCCGGCGCGCGTACGGTGCCGCCGCGCGAACACGGCGGCAACTGCGACATCAAGGACCTGTCGCGCGGCGCCAAGGTCTACTTTCCGGTCTATGTCGACGGCGCGGGCCTGTCGGTGGGCGACCTGCACTTCTCGCAGGGCGACGGCGAAATCACGTTCTGCGGCGCCATCGAAATGGCCGGCTGGGTGCATATGCGCGTATCGCTGATCAAGGACGGCATGGCCAAGTACGGCATCCGCAATCCGATCTTCAAGCCCAGCCCGATCACCCCCGGCTACAACGACTACCTGATCTTCGAAGGGATCTCGGTCGACGAGGCCGGCACGCAGCACTACCTGGACGTGCACGTGGCCTACCGGCAGGCGTGCCTGAACGCGATCGAATACCTGACTCGGTTCGGCTACTCGCGCGCGCAGGCGTACTCGATCCTTGGCACCGCGCCGGTCCAGGGGCATATCAGCGGCGTGGTCGACATTCCCAATGCCTGCGCCACGCTGTGGCTGCCGACGCAGATTTTTGACTTCGATATCCGGCCCAACGCCAACGGGCCGGTAAAGATGATCCAGGGCGGCGTGGACCTGCCGCTCGCGCCCGACCTGACCTGA
- the urtD gene encoding urea ABC transporter ATP-binding protein UrtD produces MSNTDFMLAVEDLTVSFDGFKAIDGLTLYVDRDELRVIIGPNGAGKTTLLDLVCGKTRAGGGSIKFANREMTGLPEYQIVRAGIGRKFQTPSIYENLSVFQNLAVSFPRGRGVLGALTFRTSTEVRGRVAEVAAQIGLADALEREAAQLSHGQKQWLEIGMLLMQAPQLLLLDEPIAGMSVREREQTAALLRRISKGRAVIVIEHDMDFVRQIADKVTVMHQGRILAEGSMDQVQQDPRVIDVYLGH; encoded by the coding sequence ATGAGCAATACCGACTTCATGCTGGCCGTGGAAGACCTGACGGTTTCGTTCGACGGCTTCAAGGCCATCGACGGGCTCACGCTCTATGTCGACCGCGACGAGCTGCGCGTGATCATCGGCCCCAATGGCGCCGGCAAGACCACGCTGCTGGACCTGGTGTGCGGCAAGACCCGTGCCGGCGGCGGCAGCATCAAGTTTGCCAACCGCGAGATGACGGGGCTGCCCGAGTACCAGATCGTGCGCGCCGGCATCGGCCGCAAGTTCCAGACCCCATCGATCTACGAGAACCTGAGCGTGTTCCAGAACCTGGCGGTGTCGTTTCCGCGCGGGCGCGGCGTGCTGGGCGCGCTGACCTTCCGCACCAGCACGGAGGTGCGCGGGCGCGTGGCCGAGGTGGCGGCGCAGATCGGCCTGGCCGATGCGCTGGAGCGCGAGGCGGCACAGCTGTCGCACGGCCAGAAGCAGTGGCTGGAGATCGGCATGCTGCTGATGCAGGCGCCGCAGCTGTTGCTGCTCGACGAGCCCATCGCCGGCATGAGCGTGCGCGAGCGTGAGCAGACCGCCGCGCTGCTCAGGCGCATCAGCAAGGGCCGCGCCGTGATCGTGATCGAGCACGACATGGATTTCGTCAGGCAGATCGCCGACAAGGTCACCGTGATGCACCAGGGCCGGATCCTGGCCGAAGGGTCGATGGACCAGGTGCAGCAAGACCCGCGCGTGATCGACGTTTACCTGGGCCACTGA
- a CDS encoding AMP nucleosidase: MASMNAPVFSSAHPADQLAEFTDADAAVARIREIYEASVGAVRARFDAFADGKPLPSAAHACYPYLGISVNIETMVTDSRPSWGTVAYPGVYGTTVTRPDLLADYYRDQIERLMRYHRVPVVVGLSRRPIPLPFVIEASTTDISYTQARELEASFVLPELNRIDDGIANGTYEPVPGEAWPLSLFPAERVDLALQRLYHYTGTAPQHFQRFVLFTNYQRYVDEFVALGRALMGNGDGSGNGNGDGGGYTRFVEPGDVVQDLGAPEPDDATRPRVLPQMPAYHLVRGDKLGVTLVNIGVGPSNAKTMTDHLAVLRPHCWLMVGHCGGLRRSQQLGDYVLAHAYVRDDHVLDHDLPPWVPVPPIAEIQVALQEAVARVTGLSGNEMKTRMRTGTVVSTDDRNWELKSKALYARFNQSRAIAIDMESAAVAANGFRLRVPYGTLLCVSDKPLHGELKLRGMANAFYRQRVSQHMTIGLEAIRILRENGVEQLHSRKLRSFDEPAFR, from the coding sequence ATGGCCTCCATGAACGCCCCCGTCTTTTCCTCCGCGCATCCGGCCGACCAGCTCGCCGAGTTCACCGACGCGGATGCGGCGGTTGCCCGCATCCGCGAGATCTACGAGGCATCGGTCGGCGCCGTGCGCGCGCGCTTCGATGCCTTCGCCGACGGCAAGCCGTTGCCCTCGGCCGCGCATGCGTGCTATCCGTACCTGGGCATCTCGGTCAACATCGAGACCATGGTCACCGACAGCCGCCCGTCCTGGGGCACGGTGGCGTACCCCGGCGTCTACGGCACCACGGTGACGCGCCCCGACCTGCTGGCCGACTACTACCGCGACCAGATCGAGCGGCTGATGCGCTATCACCGCGTGCCGGTGGTGGTAGGCCTGAGCCGGCGCCCGATCCCGCTGCCGTTCGTGATCGAGGCCTCGACCACCGACATCAGCTACACCCAGGCGCGCGAGCTGGAAGCGTCGTTCGTGCTGCCGGAGCTGAACCGCATCGACGACGGCATTGCCAACGGCACCTACGAGCCGGTGCCGGGCGAAGCCTGGCCACTGTCGCTGTTCCCCGCCGAGCGCGTGGACCTGGCGCTGCAGCGGCTCTACCACTACACCGGCACGGCGCCGCAGCACTTCCAGCGCTTCGTGCTGTTCACCAACTACCAGCGCTATGTCGACGAGTTCGTCGCGCTGGGGCGCGCGCTGATGGGGAATGGCGACGGCAGCGGCAACGGCAATGGCGACGGCGGCGGCTACACGCGCTTCGTCGAGCCTGGCGACGTGGTGCAGGACCTGGGCGCACCCGAACCCGACGACGCCACGCGCCCGCGCGTGCTGCCGCAGATGCCGGCCTACCACCTGGTGCGCGGCGACAAGCTGGGCGTGACGCTGGTCAATATCGGCGTGGGGCCGTCCAACGCCAAGACCATGACCGACCACCTCGCCGTGCTGCGCCCGCATTGCTGGCTGATGGTGGGCCACTGCGGCGGCCTGCGCCGCTCGCAGCAGCTGGGCGACTACGTGCTGGCGCACGCCTATGTGCGCGACGACCACGTGCTTGACCACGACCTGCCGCCGTGGGTGCCGGTGCCGCCGATCGCCGAGATCCAGGTGGCGCTGCAGGAAGCCGTGGCTCGCGTGACGGGTTTGTCCGGCAACGAGATGAAGACGCGCATGCGCACCGGCACGGTGGTGTCGACCGACGACCGCAACTGGGAGCTGAAGTCCAAGGCGCTGTACGCGCGCTTCAACCAGTCGCGCGCGATCGCCATCGACATGGAAAGCGCGGCGGTGGCCGCCAACGGCTTCCGGCTGCGGGTGCCGTATGGCACGCTGCTGTGCGTATCGGACAAGCCGCTGCACGGCGAACTCAAGCTGCGCGGCATGGCCAACGCGTTCTATCGCCAGCGCGTCAGCCAGCACATGACCATCGGCCTGGAAGCGATCCGAATCCTGCGCGAGAACGGCGTCGAGCAACTGCATTCGCGCAAGCTGCGCAGCTTTGACGAGCCGGCGTTCCGGTAG
- the urtE gene encoding urea ABC transporter ATP-binding subunit UrtE, whose amino-acid sequence MLTVDNVVVNYGQSEVLHGVSFAAAQGETVAIMGRNGMGKTTLFKAMIGMLPVRSGQVRVDGRDVARDESYRRVRAGLGYVPQGRMIFSHLSVEENILTGMEQGKSRRIPDEIFAMFPVLFDMRRRKGGNLSGGQQQQLALARALVANPRVLLLDEPTEGIQPSIIKDIARALNQIRRTRDITIVFSEQVLSFALEVADRLLVIEGGRFVHETQRHSTDVDHIRRLLSV is encoded by the coding sequence ATGCTCACAGTCGATAACGTGGTCGTCAACTATGGCCAGAGCGAGGTGCTGCACGGCGTGTCGTTTGCCGCCGCCCAGGGCGAGACGGTGGCGATCATGGGCCGCAACGGCATGGGCAAGACCACGCTGTTCAAGGCCATGATCGGCATGCTGCCGGTGCGCTCGGGCCAGGTCCGCGTGGACGGCAGGGACGTCGCGCGCGACGAGAGCTATCGCCGCGTGCGCGCCGGCCTTGGCTACGTGCCGCAGGGACGCATGATCTTCTCGCACCTGAGCGTCGAGGAGAACATCCTCACCGGCATGGAGCAAGGCAAGAGCCGCCGCATCCCCGACGAGATTTTCGCGATGTTCCCGGTGCTGTTCGATATGCGCCGGCGCAAGGGTGGCAACCTCTCTGGCGGGCAGCAGCAGCAACTGGCGCTTGCGCGTGCCCTGGTGGCCAACCCCAGGGTGCTGCTGCTGGACGAGCCTACCGAGGGCATCCAGCCGTCGATCATCAAGGACATCGCCCGCGCGCTGAACCAGATCCGCCGCACGCGCGACATCACCATCGTGTTTTCCGAGCAAGTGCTGAGCTTTGCGCTGGAGGTGGCGGACCGCCTGCTGGTCATCGAGGGCGGCCGCTTCGTGCACGAGACCCAGCGCCACAGCACCGATGTGGACCATATCCGGCGACTGCTATCGGTCTGA
- the urtB gene encoding urea ABC transporter permease subunit UrtB: protein MSLSDMLNIALMQGFAGLSLFSVLLLMALGLAIIFGQMGVINMAHGEFMTIGAYTVFLASATAERLAPAWMPYYFPMAICGAFALAFSAGWLSEWALIRHLYKRPLDTLLATWGLSLGMQQAFRSSFGPKEVSPTLPDWLMGSWTPAPGLDIPINGLFVMALTLGVAGLVWLALYRSRWGLRVRATTANRAMANAAGINTRRTDRLTFAIGCGIAGVAGAAFTTIGSTGPTSGSLYIVDAFLVVTFGGAASLAGTVASAFGIAQMQSVSEFFMTGSMARVLTLLLIVTILMIRPQGLFAPAARR from the coding sequence ATGAGCCTCTCCGACATGCTGAACATTGCCCTGATGCAGGGCTTTGCCGGGCTGAGCCTGTTCTCGGTGCTGCTGCTGATGGCGCTTGGCCTGGCCATCATCTTCGGCCAGATGGGCGTCATCAACATGGCCCATGGCGAGTTCATGACCATCGGCGCCTATACGGTCTTCCTGGCATCGGCCACGGCCGAACGCCTGGCGCCCGCGTGGATGCCGTACTACTTCCCCATGGCCATCTGCGGCGCGTTCGCGCTTGCCTTCAGCGCGGGCTGGCTGAGCGAGTGGGCGCTGATCCGGCATCTCTACAAACGTCCGCTCGATACCCTGCTGGCCACCTGGGGGCTGTCGCTCGGCATGCAGCAGGCGTTCCGATCCAGCTTCGGGCCCAAGGAAGTCAGCCCGACGCTGCCGGACTGGCTGATGGGCTCATGGACGCCCGCCCCCGGCCTGGATATTCCCATCAACGGCCTGTTCGTGATGGCGCTGACGCTGGGCGTGGCCGGGCTGGTCTGGCTGGCACTGTACCGCTCACGCTGGGGCCTGCGCGTGCGCGCCACCACGGCCAACCGGGCCATGGCCAATGCCGCGGGTATCAACACGCGCCGCACCGACCGGCTCACCTTCGCGATCGGCTGCGGCATCGCCGGCGTGGCCGGCGCCGCGTTCACCACCATCGGCTCGACCGGGCCGACCAGCGGCTCGCTCTACATCGTCGACGCGTTCCTGGTGGTCACGTTCGGCGGCGCGGCCAGCCTCGCTGGCACGGTGGCTTCGGCCTTCGGCATCGCGCAGATGCAATCGGTCTCCGAGTTTTTCATGACGGGGTCGATGGCGCGCGTGCTGACGCTGTTGCTGATCGTGACCATCCTGATGATCCGCCCGCAAGGCTTGTTCGCGCCGGCGGCGCGCCGCTGA